Proteins encoded within one genomic window of Bacillus thuringiensis:
- a CDS encoding phage holin family protein, whose protein sequence is MDHIHVLMKTFIATFGVFCGYFLGGWDTTLKVLVIMVAIDYLTGVLAAGFNGELKSKVGFKGIVKKVMLFLLVAAATQADAIIGTNNAIREETIFFFISNELLSLLENAGEMGIPLPQALTNAVEILGGKQKQEIKQGDVE, encoded by the coding sequence ATGGATCATATTCATGTATTAATGAAAACATTTATAGCTACCTTCGGAGTTTTTTGCGGGTACTTTTTGGGAGGATGGGATACAACATTGAAAGTTCTAGTTATCATGGTAGCTATCGATTATTTGACAGGAGTACTTGCAGCAGGATTTAACGGGGAGTTAAAAAGTAAAGTTGGTTTCAAAGGCATCGTCAAAAAGGTGATGCTTTTTCTTTTGGTTGCAGCCGCTACTCAAGCTGATGCGATTATAGGAACAAACAACGCTATTCGTGAAGAAACAATCTTTTTCTTTATCAGCAATGAGTTGTTATCTCTTTTAGAAAATGCAGGGGAAATGGGAATCCCGCTTCCACAAGCATTAACGAATGCAGTTGAAATTTTAGGCGGTAAGCAAAAACAAGAAATTAAACAGGGAGATGTTGAA